DNA from Etheostoma spectabile isolate EspeVRDwgs_2016 chromosome 23, UIUC_Espe_1.0, whole genome shotgun sequence:
AAGCCTGATGTTACTGCATCGCCTGTGGGCGGTGTGACAGCGTGTCAGCAGCAGCTTAAACAGCCTCCCAAAGTGCTAGTCATCTACTCCCAGGACCACTACCTCTACAGAGACGTGGTGCTGAAGCTCTGCGCCTTCCTCCGGGCCAAGTGTGGCACCAAGGTGCTGGTGGACCTGTTAGACTCCACCTCGGTCGGCATGATGGGCCGCCTTCGCTGGCTGAGTGGCAGCGACAACAGCTTCAAAATCCTTCTGATAAAATCCTGGTGCTGTGCTCGCAGGGTGTCCAGGCAAAGTGGAGGGCCATGTGTGGCCAAGGGCGGGTGACGCTGAGGGAAGACCTTCTTTCTCCAACGGATGACATGCTCACTCCCTTTCTCAACCTCTTCCTACCTGACATGCACCAGGCAGGCATGCTGGGTAAGTACATGGTGGCTTACTTTGATGACATCAGCGGTAAAGAAGACGTGCCTTCAGTCTTTGACATCACGGTCAAATACAAGCTGATGAAGCATTTCGAAGAGCTGTACTTCCGCATCCTGGACATTGAGAAGTATCAGCCGGGTCAGGTCAACCACATCCTAGGCATTGGTGGGGACGAATATTTCCAGTGTCCCTCAGGTAGAGCCCTGAGGGATGCCATTGAGACCTTCCAGGCCTACCAGCTGGAACATCCTGATTGGTTTGAGAAGGAGTGTGTGGTCGATACGGAGGAGGTCCTGACCGAGGCTAACCTGCTCATTGAGCAGCtgcacatccctccagtcctccagTGTCTTCCCCTAATCAGAGATGGGCCTCCTGTCTACATCCGTGAGGTTGAAGTCAATGAAAATGGCGACAGTGTTCATGTCCTTACACCTGAAGTGAACCCGGAGCACGAGCGGCCTTCAATGATAGAGCTTACATCAGTGGTGAACCCTCAGTATCTGTCCAGCCTGGAACAGGTGTTGAGCGATCATATGTACCCTCACTGCCCCCGGCCCCCATCTGTCTACGTAGTGGAGCCTGTTTTGAAAAACCTGCGACCACCAACACAGAACTGCTTCTCCCTCGAGGAGGGTCAAAGCCCCACTGAGGATGAGGAACAGGACTCGCTGCTACCTTTGAGCCAACCCTCCGCTCATTCGGACCAGAGAAGCTCGGCCCTACACAACTCCATGGACTCAAAACCTCCAGAATCCTCATGCGCCATGCAAAATGGCCCCAAAATGGCCCCCTCACAGCCtgtggagatggaggaggacGAGGTTCTGGAGCCCGGTGGAAAGGGCCCAAGCAGTGGCTCTGATCAGGGCTACATCTCCAAAATGTCCTCCCAGCATGAACTCCCTTTCAAAGAGGATCCGCTCGAGGCTCTGAGAAGACTGCAGGAAGAGCTGTTTCAGAACAATCTCGAATAATCTGAAATATGagtctctccccccctccccacccccgaAATAAGTACTAAACGTGCACTGACGTGACTGCTGTGGGGTAACGATAAGCATCTGACTGTAGAGCCCCAAACACAGAGGTATTTCTGTGTAACGCTCATATGTTACATATCCAATGattaaattcagttttatttatagtatcaaatcataatgTGAAATAATCATGTTTGTTGATGATATTCTGAATATAATAACCAATTTGTTACTAATGTCGTTTGATCAAAACTCATGAAGACAAATCAACAGGACCATGCCGTCATAGAACAAAGAAGTGACAATGTACGTATGTGTAGAGTCAGTTTTTTCAGCTCAGTGAATTTATGGTGTTCAGCCAAAAAGGGTTTGGATTCATGTTGCACCTGGGTTTGAGATTTGGACCCGAAAGTGATTGACGTATTTTCAGAGAGGTGTTGTGCTTGGAGAAGAAATGGATGGAATCAGTTGCTCCAGCATCCATTGGAGGAACTGCAGTCAGGCTTGTGCTTCTGGCATTGGGCTCTTCACTCAGGCAACTAGGCCAAGCAGAACTGCTCAGGGGGCCTTTAGGCTCCAGGTCCACATTTTGGCAATAACTAAAACACATTCTGAAATGATAAGAGTTAAGTCTCTTATCAAGTTAGTAACTTTCCTAAAAACAACcttttgtcatatttgctcGAACTGACAGTGGTACAATTCTGTTTCTCTGCGTCATTCCAGtgctcctaattgcatcaggaaaacaaccaatcagggCCGAGGAGTCTTGGAGATGAGTTGGTCCGGCCGGTTGGCCGTCGGGTGCTGCTTGGTTTTGACTTGACTTGGTCGCAAACATTCTCATTTCACAGCTAAGCAAAACACTGAAATCTGTTCCTGAAAACGTGAGGAGAGAAATAGGTGATGCAGTACCAGAATCCTATTTGATCAGCGCTGCCTACTTTGGCAGTTTGACCGCAGCTCACGAGTAGTTACTGACATTGTGAGACAGAGTCCtcaactctgattggttgttcaTCTTTCAACGCTTTGGAAGCTTCCAGATAATTTAGGAGCCCAAGAGGATCAGAGGAATCCGTCTCATGTCCTATTGTCAGGATGTATAAATGTCACCTACTGAATCCTgaggcccttcttgtagagggGCCCTGATCAAATTTACCCAAGGTCTCGTTTAAAGGCTAAATTTCAGTTTATATTGTGCTTACATGCCAGTGTTTCCCCCCAGAAAGGTGTTTTAGCCCGGTGGCAAGTGTCCTGGCTAGGGCCAGTCCCAGACTGATTCATGTAGAGCCCAATAGTTTCTGTGACAACAGGATCATGGACAGAAACGCAAATTtgagaatttaaaacagctacGAGACAGATTCCACAGGGCCCCACATCAAGTCAGTCAAAAATGTCCATGTCTAAGTTTCCAACCGAGCCGCCCCACTCTAACTGCAGTTTAAAAACGTTGAAGAAACCCTGCTATCGTACACTTTTCTTTATCAAGTCAACTACTACTAACTAATACATGGGAGCAAATGGGGCCCGCTACTGGCTTCATTTGGCCCTGGGGGGTTGTTAGGAGCATGTGTGCAGAAATGAAGATAAGATGTATGATTGTTGAACATTGTTTTATGATATAAAAGCTAGAAAGAAGCCCTTACCAGGGTTCAACATTAAGGGAAAAACATTCTACTTGCCCAAAGTCAGTTTTAACTGGCCCCTATAAAACGTcaaaagaaaagtcaaataaaaaaactgtgtgcaaaaatattaaaacgtggcgttttactttctttcttcctgCAGTTAAACTGCATTAAAGTAAAATAGGTGGAGATGATGTGTGCGGTCTTCAACATCTGGCAAAAAACAGCCCCAGCAAACAGTAAAAGCCTTCCAGGGAATGAGGTTTATTACAAACAACCTTTGgatcactgtgtgtttgtgtgacgaTACAAGTTCTTTGATAATTAAGGTCTTTTATAATAATATCTCTCGCAGCACTTCTATTTGTTTCAGGGCCAGTCATGGTCCTCTCTTATCGAGTAATCCATAACAAATATCAACAAATCACtttaaacagtacttttacttcaggtTCCAACCACATAATACTCTGTTTTACAGCTACAGTACATAGATAGGAATATAGCAGTACAGATATACAGCACACAACTTTACAGTACAGGTCGCGTCCTCTCGGTAAACAACAGCAATGTTCCTTCACTGTAAACACGTTAAAGAAAGCCCATATACAGAAACATAAGACAGGAGAGGGTTCAAATTGCACACGTTGTGGTTTTCATTGGACGTAGGCTAAAGAAGAAAGACTGGAGCATGTGTAGCATGATTGGCTGCTTGGAACATCCATTTCCATTAAAGCCTTTGGTAGTTTCAGTGTAGCTACGCTCTGTGCATTTCACGCAGGTTAACTTTGGTaaaacctggaccctattttcctgtgttttaatttttgtgttttgtctaataGGAACAATACTTTtcaaaattggtccagtattaagcacgACGGCTATAGTCGACAGCGGGGAAACAAGCTGTTcagacagatgttcagcatcacttagcgtccactaaaagttctttTTTCACTACTGTCAGACTATTCagtcagattattattctgcgtgtctgacaacattatggaaaggatccctacagttttagttagtttaacattaaacaACTCCAAAATCCCCATCACCAcacccaccagactctatgtaaataatcagtagttTTATCATCACTAAACACttttcattcaaagtggacagaaactaaataaaactcccaaaagccgtcttggttaaTCTTTCCACTTAATAAAgttaataatctgagcctgtcagcggcaacaagaacttttagtggacgctgactgaTGCtaaacatctgtcctgtagggttacattacagcttgtttctacctgacgctgaacatc
Protein-coding regions in this window:
- the il17ra1a gene encoding LOW QUALITY PROTEIN: interleukin 17 receptor A1a (The sequence of the model RefSeq protein was modified relative to this genomic sequence to represent the inferred CDS: inserted 1 base in 1 codon), yielding MILLRLVSVLICVSLSSAVSVLSAPLNCSQQGLSCKVTITNCLDRSWLNVNEYTPSSPEGLHASVHTREVETGVLQPVLLARWKIRDEGSTSYVKATELHVLVVSTNQNLCVRYSFAEKLAMRSPSGEKWSFSADMLVLEPGQTYRVSVFNIPKPELGHTSYDVSTDVIVPSCQDPKMQRTHYCIARGSQWQPSISLAQITAANNRPELAVSFTPDPLCDQYLVIVRCANVDHHVDRAHTANQTTLNVTFSLDKWPRSCCQFDAEIKPLFPQCGQDCTRRRKTLNICRVNPTDAPDVPVYTFFILGVVFMCVVMAVIMYVLCRKPGKPDVTASPVGGVTACQQQLKQPPKVLVIYSQDHYLYRDVVLKLCAFLRAKCGTKVLVDLLDSTSVGMMGRLRWXEWQRQQLQNPSDKILVLCSQGVQAKWRAMCGQGRVTLREDLLSPTDDMLTPFLNLFLPDMHQAGMLGKYMVAYFDDISGKEDVPSVFDITVKYKLMKHFEELYFRILDIEKYQPGQVNHILGIGGDEYFQCPSGRALRDAIETFQAYQLEHPDWFEKECVVDTEEVLTEANLLIEQLHIPPVLQCLPLIRDGPPVYIREVEVNENGDSVHVLTPEVNPEHERPSMIELTSVVNPQYLSSLEQVLSDHMYPHCPRPPSVYVVEPVLKNLRPPTQNCFSLEEGQSPTEDEEQDSLLPLSQPSAHSDQRSSALHNSMDSKPPESSCAMQNGPKMAPSQPVEMEEDEVLEPGGKGPSSGSDQGYISKMSSQHELPFKEDPLEALRRLQEELFQNNLE